One stretch of Rhizobium rhizoryzae DNA includes these proteins:
- a CDS encoding alpha/beta hydrolase — MVQIPSSKRLAVTLFIGLLLGSCAGRPEGVLVPVKETSANASKVDVLVATTRKASPAPGVLFSGERGREPQLTEIEISIPPDSKRSIGQVQWPTRLPADPSKDFATLSVNELTPDKARGWVREHLPKSRRVLIFVHGFNNRYEDAVYRFAQIVHDSRADVAPILFTWPSRGSIFAYNYDKESTNFSRDALESMLRRVSEDPKVGEVTIMAHSMGSWLTVEALRQMAIRDGRVNSKIQNVILASPDLDVDVFGRQMDEIGPKRPKFTLFVSQDDRALALSKRISGNVDRLGQIDPRQEPYRSRLEEAGITVLDLTALQVGDRLNHGKFAESPEVVKLLGNRLIAGQTVTDSKVGLGEGLGAIAIGTAQTVGNAASVAVSTPIAIFDPNTRRSYGDQVGRLGESLGGTVQSAVGQ, encoded by the coding sequence ATCGTCCAAATTCCTAGTTCGAAGCGGCTCGCCGTCACCCTGTTCATCGGCCTTCTCCTGGGTTCCTGCGCAGGCCGCCCGGAAGGCGTTCTCGTGCCGGTGAAAGAAACTTCCGCGAACGCATCGAAAGTGGATGTCCTGGTGGCAACGACCCGCAAGGCATCACCAGCACCCGGCGTTCTTTTTTCCGGCGAACGGGGAAGAGAACCGCAATTGACGGAAATCGAGATTTCCATTCCGCCGGATTCGAAGCGCAGCATAGGTCAGGTTCAATGGCCGACACGCCTGCCCGCCGATCCATCGAAGGATTTCGCAACACTTTCCGTCAATGAACTGACGCCCGACAAGGCACGAGGCTGGGTGCGGGAGCACTTGCCGAAAAGCCGTCGCGTGCTGATCTTCGTCCACGGCTTCAACAATCGATACGAAGATGCGGTCTATCGCTTTGCGCAGATTGTGCATGACAGTCGCGCAGATGTCGCGCCCATCCTGTTCACTTGGCCATCACGCGGCAGCATTTTTGCCTATAACTACGACAAGGAAAGCACGAACTTCTCGCGCGATGCGCTCGAATCCATGTTGCGCCGGGTATCGGAAGATCCCAAGGTTGGAGAAGTCACCATTATGGCTCATTCGATGGGCTCCTGGTTGACCGTGGAAGCGCTTCGGCAGATGGCCATTCGAGACGGGCGCGTCAATTCGAAAATCCAGAACGTGATCCTCGCCTCCCCTGACCTCGATGTGGATGTATTTGGCAGGCAGATGGATGAAATCGGGCCAAAGCGACCGAAGTTTACGCTATTCGTCTCTCAGGACGACCGAGCCCTTGCGCTGTCGAAGCGGATCTCCGGCAATGTCGATCGTCTCGGCCAGATCGATCCTCGTCAGGAGCCCTATCGCTCCCGGTTGGAGGAGGCCGGTATCACCGTTCTTGATCTGACGGCGCTGCAGGTCGGCGACAGGCTCAATCATGGGAAATTTGCCGAAAGCCCGGAAGTGGTCAAACTGCTTGGTAACCGCCTGATCGCAGGCCAGACGGTGACCGATTCGAAGGTAGGCCTTGGCGAAGGGCTTGGCGCCATCGCCATCGGAACGGCTCAAACAGTCGGAAACGCAGCCAGTGTTGCCGTCAGCACCCCGATCGCCATTTTCGATCCGAACACCCGGAGAAGCTATGGGGATCAGGTCGGAAGGCTGGGCGAATCTTTGGGCGGCACCGTTCAATCAGCTGTCGGCCAATAG
- a CDS encoding long-chain fatty acid--CoA ligase, protein MSQTALHPAAKKIWLASYPPTVPAELPPLAHRSIGQLFDESCARFADRTAYSSMDKALTFRELEQESRKVGAWLQARGLAKGDRVAVMMPNILQNPVVVFGILRAGFVVVNVNPLYTPRELEHQLNDAGAKAIFVLENFAHTVQQVLSKTSVKHVVVTKMGDMLGLKGHIVNFVVRKVKKLVPAWSIPTAISFKTVLGDGAKATLTPADANLDDLAFLQYTGGTTGVSKGAMLTHRNLLSNKDQMAYWLETAFVRSDRPAVMTFLCALPLYHIFALTVNSLMGVAIGAHNVLIANPRDLPSLVKDIQKHKIHIFPGLNTLFNALLNNAEFQKLDHSSLLMVFGGGMAVQRPVAERWHKMTGCPITEGYGLSETSPVATVNRIDIPEFTGTIGLPVSSTEVSIRDEDGNPLVFGEVGEICIRGPQVMAGYWNRPDETEKVMTPDGFFRTGDMGYMDERGYTKIVDRKKDMILVSGFNVYPNEVEEVAASHPGVLECAAVGVPDENSGEAVKLFVVKRDPSLTEADLKAHCASGLTNYKRPKFIEFRTELPKTPVGKILRRELRPK, encoded by the coding sequence ATGTCTCAAACAGCCCTGCACCCGGCGGCCAAGAAGATCTGGCTTGCTTCTTACCCGCCGACAGTGCCCGCCGAACTGCCGCCGCTGGCCCATCGCTCGATCGGACAGTTGTTCGACGAAAGCTGCGCACGCTTTGCCGATCGGACGGCCTATTCCAGCATGGACAAGGCGCTTACGTTTCGCGAGCTTGAGCAGGAAAGCCGGAAAGTGGGTGCCTGGCTACAGGCACGCGGCCTTGCAAAAGGCGACCGCGTTGCCGTGATGATGCCGAACATTCTGCAAAATCCGGTCGTCGTCTTCGGTATTCTTCGTGCCGGGTTCGTGGTCGTCAACGTCAATCCGCTCTATACGCCACGCGAGCTGGAGCATCAGCTGAACGATGCCGGAGCGAAGGCGATCTTCGTGCTGGAGAACTTTGCGCATACGGTTCAGCAGGTTTTGTCAAAGACCTCGGTCAAGCATGTTGTCGTCACAAAGATGGGCGACATGCTGGGACTGAAAGGGCACATCGTCAACTTCGTCGTGCGCAAGGTCAAGAAGCTGGTTCCAGCGTGGAGCATCCCGACTGCCATTTCGTTCAAGACTGTTCTTGGCGACGGCGCGAAAGCCACGCTGACCCCCGCCGACGCGAACCTGGATGATCTTGCATTTCTGCAATATACCGGTGGGACGACCGGCGTCTCCAAGGGTGCCATGCTCACGCATCGCAATCTCTTGTCGAACAAGGACCAGATGGCCTACTGGCTGGAAACAGCTTTCGTTCGCAGTGACAGACCTGCCGTGATGACCTTCCTGTGCGCCCTGCCGCTCTATCATATCTTTGCACTGACGGTGAATTCCCTGATGGGTGTCGCAATCGGTGCGCACAATGTTCTCATTGCCAACCCGCGCGACCTGCCGAGCCTGGTGAAGGATATTCAGAAACACAAGATCCACATCTTCCCGGGTCTCAACACGCTCTTCAACGCCCTGCTGAACAATGCTGAATTCCAGAAGCTGGACCATTCATCCCTATTGATGGTCTTCGGCGGCGGCATGGCCGTTCAACGCCCTGTTGCGGAACGTTGGCACAAGATGACGGGCTGCCCGATCACGGAAGGCTATGGCCTTTCCGAAACCTCCCCGGTCGCGACCGTCAACCGCATCGATATTCCCGAATTTACCGGAACCATCGGCTTGCCCGTCTCTTCGACCGAGGTCAGCATCCGTGACGAGGATGGTAACCCCCTCGTCTTTGGTGAGGTTGGCGAAATCTGCATTCGCGGACCACAGGTCATGGCAGGCTACTGGAATCGTCCGGACGAGACGGAAAAGGTGATGACGCCCGACGGGTTCTTCCGGACCGGCGACATGGGTTACATGGATGAACGCGGCTACACAAAGATCGTGGATCGCAAGAAGGACATGATCCTGGTGTCCGGCTTCAACGTCTATCCGAATGAGGTCGAAGAGGTTGCGGCCAGCCATCCGGGCGTTCTTGAATGCGCAGCCGTTGGTGTGCCTGACGAAAACTCCGGCGAGGCGGTGAAACTCTTCGTGGTAAAGCGCGATCCGAGCCTAACGGAAGCAGACCTGAAGGCACATTGCGCAAGTGGCCTTACCAATTACAAGCGTCCCAAGTTCATTGAATTCCGGACGGAATTGCCGAAGACGCCGGTTGGAAAGATCCTCCGGCGTGAGCTTCGTCCGAAGTAA